The genome window AGCTGTTGCGAGTTATTTGCAGCCTCCTTGGGCAACCTGAAATGGTTGCGGTTCTGTCTGGTTGCGGATCGTGAGGAAATCCCCACCAATAACAAGGTAAGGCCTTGGCGTGCAGGCGCAAGGACCGAGTCCACCCCTCCCTACCAGGAGCTGCTCATGTAGCTGTCACCTGGCAAATAGCATCCAGAGGTGTCTTTTTCTGGGTAGGTCGTCCTAATTAACCTTCCCACTAAGGGAGAGTCATCTGGGGGCAGCCAGGAAGAGTGAACACATATGCGAGTGGGAAAGGGGTGGGAGCGACTCTTGAGGGCacagggaagagggggaggggaacccCAAGAAATCGCTACCTAGGTTAGGTTGTGGACCCTGGGGCCCAGATCCTGCtcagcctcctccttccctcctctggcCCCCACAGGGTTTCACTGCCATCCACTTTGCAGCCCAGAGCGGCAAGCTTGAATGCCTGCAGGTCTTGGTAGAGGAGTACAAGTTTCCGGTGGACCTGCCTACCCACCATGGCCAGACACCCCTGCACCTCGTCATCCACAGGGGCAACAAGACCATCCTCCTCCCCTGCATTCACTATCTGCTTAAGCACGGGGCGGCGGTCAACACGTGAGTCCAGCCTGCCCTCAGAGTGGCTTAGAGGCTGGGCGGATAGGAACCTCTTCCAGGCAGGCGGATCCATGCGGGACAGGCAGAATTGGGTCCCATCTAAAGCAGTCAGAGAGCCCACGTGGTGTACAAGTTAAGAAATCGGGCCCTGGAAGAGGACAGACCTGGTTCATGTCCCAGCTTTGCCACCGGTTAGCAAACATGgagacctcaggcaagtcactcaGCACTTAGCCTCGGTGCCCTTCATTACACTGCAGTCACTGGGGGAGCTGCAAAAACACCAATGGTGTGTTCCAATCCAGAGGTTGtctggggtgtggcctgggcTTTGGAAGTCTCGAAAGGTACCTGGATGATTCTAATGTTCAGCCAAGTTTGGGAACTACTTGCTGCCTCAGTGTCTTCAAGTGAAATTTGGGAGGCTGCCAGTACCTATGACAGGAGACTATTGTGATAAGTGAGAAAATGCATGGAAAGTGCACAGATGCCATACAGGAGACTGCATTCATTCAGAATGTTTATCGAGCATGTACCATACGCTAAGCACTGTGCCAGAGGTGAGGGATAGAGCAGTGCACACACAGAAGTGGCCCCTGCCTTAGTGAAGCTGATATCCTAGTACAGGAGCAGATAGTAAATGAGCACactaataaatgaacaaaatgacaGAGTGGTAAGTAGTTAGGTAGGAACTAAAAAGGGTGGTGGGGTAGGGAGCAAAGTGGGAAGGGAGAGGATCTATTTTGGAAGGGACAGTCATCTCTAAGGCAGTGACGTTTGAAGCGCAACCTGAAGACTGAGCCAGCCACGCAAAGAGCCAGAGAAAAGTGTTCCGGGCAGCGGGAACATCGTGGGCAAAGGCCGTGTGCTGGTCAGAGGATGGGGTGCAGGAGGCAGCCCCAGGGTATGCAGGCCTTGTGGGCGCTGGCCAGGCATGGGCAAGGGGCAGGGGCGTCCCTTGATTAAACAGGATGAGGGTAGTGGTCCCTGAGCTCCCGCCAACCTAGctctcctttcactttcagcAGCTCTTCACTGTCCCATACCCCCATAATCAGACTGTGACTGTTCATTTAGTCCAAACCCTCCTTCTACAGTTGAGGAAAGTGAGGGACAGAGAAGGGACAAGCCAGGGTCACCCAGAGGGCTGGTGGCAGAGCAAGCCTGGAAGTTGGTTTGCCCACCTATCTGAAAGGCAGATGCCCTTTGTCCTTCCTCCCCGCCCTCTTTCCCTTGGCGGGGACTCCAGTCAGACATGCAACGGCTCCACGCCTCTGCACCTGGCAGCCCGTGAGGGCCTGCTGAGCTGTGTGAAGGTCCTGGTAAAGAATGGTGCCAATGTCCATGCCCAAGATGCCACGGGCTGCAAGCCCATCGACTACTGCAAAATATGGAACCACCGCGCCTGCGCTCGGTGAGGGTGTAAGAACCACCTCCAACCTGccaccccttccctctcccagccctgcccctagGGCCCTCACCCAAGGTGGAGCCTTTGAGAGGGAGGGCTGGGAAGCCAGATGATTATGGATTAAGTCTGCTGAGGGAGCCCTTTCCCAGGATATTATTCCCAGAGGCTTTCCATAGGCCTCACCCCTGTGGGTTTAGCACTACCCTCCTGCCCCTGGAGGCTCAGCAAGAAGGGTGGCGATCAGACTGTCACTTTCCTCTCACCACACTCAAGCGTCACTCAAAGTAGTGAGCCAGAGGGGTCAGAGGATGGGGGTGGGTCGTGCTCATCTCACCTCTggcagcccctcccagcccaggtTGAAGCCCAGTCACTGGGGGATGACATGCCTCCACCTTGGCACCAGGTTCTTGAAGGATTCCATGTGGAAACGGGACAAGAAGGACTTTGCCTgtgagatggggaaactgaagcggCTCAAGGGCCAGCTGGCCCTCATGGAGCATGACTACCTGACTGAGTTTCAAGTAAGCAGTAGGGCTGCAGGGGCACCGGGCATCAGCCGCTATCCAGGAGTGTGAGCAGAGGCAGTGACTCACGTGTGTGTTTAAAAGAGTGGCTAGAAGCAGTCCCATCCTCTCTCCCCCCAGACTGAAATTCCACCCTTAGAAGCTACCCATTTAGGTCAAAAGTCTTGTGTCAGAAAGCAAACGCAGCTTAAATTAGCAAGTATTTACGGAGCTCCTCCCAGTGCACGGCCTCCTTTGGGTGAGGAGGAAAATCTCTAATGAGACCCAGGCCTGGCTTTACTGGGATGCACACTGATTTAAAAGGCCCGTCCTTCCTTCCTACAGACACTGAGCACTCACTCTCTGCGAGGCACCTGCTACACAGACCCTGAGGTTCCAAAGAGCAAGGAGAGGTGGTTCCCTCACTCAGGAGCTGAGTCTAATAGGGGAGGTGGGTTATATTCCCAGAGGAGGACAGCACTCACGAAGTGCCAGAGGAATAATGCTTACGAGGAATCTTTAAAGATGGGCAGCAGTTGGCCATCTGAAGAAATAGTGAAGGGCtgaccaggcagagggaatagacAACCCAGTGGAGAGGCACAGAGTGTATGCTAAAAAGTGCAAATTCAGTACAGCCAGGTGTCCGATGTGAGTTGGAGATTGACAAGCTAGAGATTTGGCAAAGGCCCAGATCAACGACAGACCTTGGTGGGGGAAAGAAGGGAGTCACTAAAGGATTTAAGCAGGTATAATTACGTAAGATGCAAGAAAACCCAGAAAGAAGATGCTGGGAATCCTAAGTGGATACAGAAGTGGGGAAGGCTTCAGGGCTGGCCAAATCCGGGGCTCCCGCGGCACTTCTCACCAGTTCTCAGCCCTATTCTTCTCTGTTGTCCGTGCCATCCAGGCCTCACAGTCCCATGTGTGTCCAGAGGAGGCAAAGTCCATCTGTTCTGTGGCTCTaaactttcccagaagccccttgCAAATCTCCCCTTATCTCTAATTGGCCTCAATTGGATCATGAGTCCATTCTTGTTCCAATTCCTACAGCATGTGCTGACTGACCTAGGTCTAGGCCAAGGCTGACGGAATTATGACGAGAGGCTTAACCTAATCAGAGCCTACCTCCCGAGCTGGGTCAGTCTCCAAACCACCTGATGGCTTAGCAACGGTCTGGGAAATGACCCTGAGACGGAGGTGGGAAAGGGACAGTTCTGTGACTAGTTGAAGGTTTAATGGTAGTGGAAGCAAGAATAGAGAGCTAGATCGAGTTAGCACCACCCAGCAAACTGCATTCCCCTACATGACTCCCCAAGGCCAACACTTCCAAAAGCCTGCCCGGATTAGCTCTACCCAGCTCCAGGCCTTCTAAACCTTTCTGCTTTCTCCTTCCAGGGTCAAGGATGTAGTTTGTATTTCTCATTTGCCTTTCCCCTCTATCAAACCAGAGACTCTCTTAAGGCAAGATTTGTCTCCACTATCAAAATGGGTTCCCCCCATAAGACTCAAAGTTCTCTGTAGGGCAAAGACTGTGTCTCCCCTTCGAGTTGAAGACCTCATCTAAGGTGAAAGCTGTATCTTCATCAGATTGGAAGACTTCCCTATGGGAGCGGCTCTGTCTGCGCCATCAGCCCAGGGGCTCCCTTCAGGCAATAGCTGTCTCCCCATCAGAACGTGGGTTCCCACAAGGCAGGGGTTTCTCCCATCAGACTCAGGGCTTCCCTGAGGTGGGACGGTGTCTGGCCAATCATGCCTGAGGTTTCCAAGGGCTATAACCACAGGGCCTCCTTCCACAGAAGCACAGGGGGAGCAGCCCTTCTCAACTATCTTGTGCCCTCTGATGTTGCAGAAAGAGCACCAAATTCTGAGAGAAGCTGATTACAAGAAGTGGCTCCATCGCAAGCTGCTGTCCGCAGGTCAATCCCTGATCTGCAATACTGAACAAGAGCCCCAAGCCCTACCCCAGGCCATCGCCCTCTCCAAGCCCCCCAAGAGTTTCTACCCCTCCCCAGAGGCGCTCCTGCAGCAGACCCCACAGCCCAAGCTGCAGCGCTTTGTGACACCCACACCCATCTACCGACAGACCACAGTCAGGAGGCCCAGGCTGTGGGACCTTAGCACCAACCCTGCCAAATCCCCCACTGCCCAGATCAGCTACCCGCAGGGCATCCGCCTGGGCGTGCATCCAGACCCTAGCCTAGAGCATGACTTCCGCAGATTCCTCGAGGTCAGGTCTGATGGGCACGGTGGTGCTCAGCTGCACACGGTGGCCGGCCACCAGGTGACACCCGTGCCCCAGCTGCCTTTAGAGGTGATAGTCCGCGAGCTGTACCCTCCGGTGCGGCCATACAGGATGAAGGTGCCCCAGGGCTTTTACTCTGTCAGCATGAGGGACGTGGCCCGGAAGCGGCACTTGGGCGACACCACCTTCTGGACCGATACTCTGGCCATGAACCTGCGTGAGACATTTGACGAAGCCTTCCTGGCAGCTGTGCGAGCCCATCAAGGGCTTCCCgctctgccctccccccatcccaccccacccccataaaCTTACGGTGGTAGCTTCTCGAACTGAGGCAGCCCAGTGAAGGCTGAGATGTGGCCATTGGTGTTGTgcccagggaaggggaggggtgcCCACAGGCTCAGCTCCCTGCTCCCAAGCTCAAGGACCAGAGCCTCCGCCTCCAACAAAAGGTCCCAGGGCTCCCTTCTCTCCACCAAGAAATCTCTTGGACCCCCCAAGAGATTCAAGTTAGGGCAGTGGTCCAAGGCTCAGAGTGGGGGTCAGTCTCTATGCTAGGCCCTCGCACTGTAAAAGCAACACACTGGTGTCCCCTTTTGCTCCCCACTACCCCATCAGGGACAAGGCTTCCAGGATGAAGGACCCTGGGAAAGTTGTGCCTCCTGTTCAGATTAAGTCCTGCTGCTGCAGGCTCTGAGCCTCACACTTCATCTCCAGACCCACAATGGGGTGGAAGACAGCTAATGTCCCCTGCCATGGGCTTCCCTGCTACCGTGGGCTGCCACTGGGGTTTCTGCAGGTCAGGGAAGCGTatctgggagaagggagggaagaccGATGGCTTCAGTTTGAGACGATGAAAGCTtgtacttcctccaggaagctaGCCTGCACCTCCTGCTATCCCCTGTACATATCACTACaaatcattcattaaacaaacatttattgagtgctttccatgtgccaggcaccgagTCAGGTGCTGTTGATACAAAAATTGAGGGACAGGCCCTGCCCTCAatgagcttacagtctagttagGAGATAGACCAGTACGGCGGCAGGTAATGTGTGGTGCGCTggggtggatggggggaggggcattcAAAGCTCCTTGGTCGAAGGGAAATCTAAGTTGAGAATTGACAGAGAAGATACCCAGGTGAGCAGCAGAAAGGTGAATCAAAGTGGCATCTCTGGATACAGGAGGCTGGGACCCAGAGTGCAAGGTGGCGAGTGATGAGGCCAGAGAGGCGAGCAGGAAGCAGGATACCACGAGTCTTGAAGCCATGCTAAGGGGTCTGGGTTTATCCTGAAAGCAGTGAGGAGCCACGCAAGTTTGTAGGCCAGGGAGTGACTTGATCAACtatgcattttagaaagacaaCTCTGGCTGTGGGACAGAGAAACAGGAGAAGGCTGTCACAATAATCCAGGTGAAAGTTGATGACAGTGGGAGTGGCTCTAATCAAGAAATGTTAAGAAGGCAAACTTGACAGTTTTTAGAGACTGGATATAGGGGGCAGGTTTCTGGTCTGGCTCCTGGCTGATCTTGGGGCCACAGCAGGTACCCAAGAGGCAGGTTTGCAGAGGACAGCAACAAGAGCCATGAGAGTTGTCTGTGTCCCCAAAGGCAGCAGAACTATGGTTCAGAAGCCCAGGAGGGACATTGGGGCTGGAGGTCAACTCTCAATTCCTTGGCCCAGTCACAGCCATCAGCATGGATAGGTTCCTCCAGCGCCCACGACAGAACCCTGAGAAACCCCACGGTGCATGGGGCGAGTGGAGAAGCCTGCACAGGACATGGCAAGAAGCCACAGAGGTAGGAAGAGAACAGCCGCTAGAGTGCCAAGGAAGTGCGATTCAAGAAGCTGGGGGTGATTGGCCCTACCAGATGCTGCAGAGACCCAGGAAGATATGAAAAGGGTCTGCTGGATTTAGCACAAGAAGGCCACTGGTGACCCCCAGGAGAACACTGGAGTGGAGCAAAGGGAGAGGGCGAAGCCACGTCATTGGGATGAGAAGTGGACAGCAAGCGAGGGCAGAGCCAGCTGCTGGCCCAGCAGTGAGGAGGACATTGGCCCCCAGTGTCCTCCATCCATCTGCATAGGATAAAAGGGCCTGATCATCTCATTCCCACCGAGAGACCAAAATGTGCTGCTCCTCCCAGGGCAAGGGGAAGGCTGGTATTGAGACCGGGAAATGCTAAAGCCAAGGAAACGAAGACTATGGTGGGACTTGAGGCAAGATGTAGAAGATTTTCAAGCCCAGGGGGTCTTCGCAGGGGCTTAAAGGTACCACATGTGTGCAGTCCCTCTCTGCACCTGCCAGCCTTGCTTTGAGGTATCATTATGGCCAATAATGGCTCTCATGGGGAACTTACTTTAGTATGTACTAGTGAGTACTTGCAAGGCACTATAGTTGGAGTGCAAGGTCAACAAATGCTGGTCTGTGCTCAGGACCTGGCCTGCCTTCTTAAAAGCCTGAGGTCATCTCCCCAGGAACCAAGCACACAGAAGACAGGACCAGCCCTTGTGTGCTCTTAAGAGTGACAAAGAGCTTCTCCCACTAGtcccatttctttaaaaacaggcCGTAGCCCAGGGTGCCTGTAAGCCAAGTCTTACTTTGTTTCTCCTTGAGCCTGACATAGAATTCAGCCAGAAACCACTCCTTTTCCCCAGGGGAAGACATATAAATAGGGTATTGTAGATGTTGCTCTGAAAATCTAACCTGTCACAAACTGTCCCCATCTGTGCCCCCAGCTTGACAGTCATGGAGCCTCGGGGATagaagagatggaagaagagggaggggcaTAAGAAAGGCACCTCCCCCTGCCACACCCTATCCCCTGACCAGGCTCACCTCATCTCTGCCCTCTTCCCACCACCGGCCACAAGAACAGTCCCTTCTGAAAGGCAAGACCCAATCCCAGCAAAGGAACACCTGGAGCAGAAACGCCCATCCAGTCCAGGGCAGAAGGtcagcagaaagaaaggaagatgaaCTTTCAGGGTATTAAGGCAAACAATGCCACCTAGGATCTTTATTCAAACAGGAATCAGATTTGGACAGAAATCACAGTTCAACAGCAAACGCTCTCTCGGAAGTGCCAAGCCATGGCCGTGCCCCACGGCCATCTGCCCAAAGAATTCATCACTGTCTGCTCTCCAGCTCcatggcccctgcctgccccagccgAGCCAGAACGTCCTGACTCAGCacggaagggggtggggaggaccaCCGAGAGCCCCGCTTCCACACAACCCCCGGCCAGGCAGGCTCTGCCACCCCTTGGTGCCCCCTGAGGTCACAGCCTCTAGCAGCGTCAGATCTGAGCCTCCCaaggagggtagggagggggcttCAAGGAGAGTGGAAGAAGTCAGGGAAGGTGCCTTCCAGGCTCACTGCCCCCACCTAGTGGAGGCCCAGGGGCCTGACTCTCCTGATCTTGCCCCCGCATCCCCTCCCAAGGGGATCAGTACATCTTCTGACGACTGGGTAGAATGGCCTCTTTGATGAAGGAGAAGACAACCAGGATCCCTAAGCGTTTGCCCCGCTTGCCTTTGGTGAAGTAATTGGAGACCACGTCATCTGTGGAGACACAGGCAGGgagatgagtgtgtgtgtctgaatgtGAGCACAGCGCTCCCCACCTGAGCCCAGGTGTCTCCATCACAGGGCTGGGCTCCAGCTCCCCCAGCCGACCCAGGCCTTGCTGGTGTCCTCCCACCGTGACCCCTCACAAACCCCTTCTCACCTCCTGGCTGCATGGTAGAGGGCAGGACGTTCTCCCCAGCCGACAGTGACACAAAGAACGCAAATGGGATTATCCACAGGCAGAAAGTGAAATAGGCCAGGACCTGGCAACAAGAGACACTGAAAAGAGTGTGTCCCTGGCAGCGCCAAGGGTGGGCCGGGCATAGTCACCGGGTTCCTTAGAGCGGTGATCACAAGTGCACAAAAGACTCTACACCTGATCTCTGAAGGGGGCCGGGGTCTGGGAAGCAGAGACAGGACATCCTGACGTGGAGACAGAACAGTAGGGAAAAGGGGAGCTGAAGTTGACTGTGGCCACAACGCCCACATTTTGGTTGCTAGGACAAGCAACTCCTCTGAACTGAAGGAGGCAGGTGGAGAGCAAAGCCATAACTGACCCACACTCCCCAAAGAAGTGACTTGTTCTTCCCCAGGGGTCTAGACTAAAGCGGCGGGGCGTGGAGAAATCCTCAGGGAAGGCCGTGGTGGGCCactgcggggggcggggggggccgGGTCCAGCCCAGTGAAGTCCGAGTCAGAGAAGGCCGCCCTGCTGCCCCCTCTGGACCTCAGGGGTTTAGGCTGCGATCCTGGGAGACCCAAAGGACTCACTGGGGGAGAGCAGCGTCCTCCCCACCTCAGCCCAAGGGATCCCTGCTCCTCGTCCACACTACTTTCTAAAATCACCTAtactaggtttttaaaaatgtgttatccCTAAAGGGACTCAGTTTCAAATCATAGCTAAGTTCACAAAGCATATCTTGCAAATCCTCTTTACTCCCTCTGTCCCTGTTA of Rhinolophus sinicus isolate RSC01 linkage group LG05, ASM3656204v1, whole genome shotgun sequence contains these proteins:
- the ANKRD53 gene encoding ankyrin repeat domain-containing protein 53, with amino-acid sequence MASPTRDPDQPPLRRSLTPTSSCLGADSSRGGEWDHRATGSCCELFAASLGNLKWLRFCLVADREEIPTNNKGFTAIHFAAQSGKLECLQVLVEEYKFPVDLPTHHGQTPLHLVIHRGNKTILLPCIHYLLKHGAAVNTQTCNGSTPLHLAAREGLLSCVKVLVKNGANVHAQDATGCKPIDYCKIWNHRACARFLKDSMWKRDKKDFACEMGKLKRLKGQLALMEHDYLTEFQKEHQILREADYKKWLHRKLLSAGQSLICNTEQEPQALPQAIALSKPPKSFYPSPEALLQQTPQPKLQRFVTPTPIYRQTTVRRPRLWDLSTNPAKSPTAQISYPQGIRLGVHPDPSLEHDFRRFLEVRSDGHGGAQLHTVAGHQVTPVPQLPLEVIVRELYPPVRPYRMKVPQGFYSVSMRDVARKRHLGDTTFWTDTLAMNLRETFDEAFLAAVRAHQGLPALPSPHPTPPP